The Alnus glutinosa chromosome 10, dhAlnGlut1.1, whole genome shotgun sequence DNA window ccttttcttttgataattatgaatcttccttcttttatttttatttaaaaaaaaaaaaaaatcttttttgtgGGAGCTTTAGTAAATAAGGATATTAAATATTCCTCATTTTTTGGGCGTTCATCAAACacatgaagtatatatatatatatatatatatatatatatatataacattttcatcaacaaaattttctgttttatttgaGAGACTTATCTCATCCAACCGATTGTTTTATCATATGACAAAGAATTTTCCATAAAATCTTCCTAACCAACATCAATATTATAGGTTCCAATAATTCTTGAAAAGGCTCTTCAATATGCATATGTCTTCTTCATGCATGTTGGAACTCCTCATCAATGAACTCCTCTTCTAagaactcttcatcaacaaactCATTTTCCTCCTCAACATATATAAGATGGATGGATTCGGTAGATGGATTTAAGGCTCATAAATAACGGTCAAGGCAACGTATCGCGGATCCGGCAGGTTAAACCGTAAATTTCTCCGTTGAGATCGCATCTAATCACTAAAGGTTAACTTTGTCATCCTCATCCAAGACACGCGGATTTGGTTAATGGCAACGACGACTAGCTATTAGCATCACCCATGGCGGCAAATTGTTCAATTAGCGCTCCCACTTGTGCACCAATTTGATCTGTAAGCTGATCAAATTGCTTGTCCATGCATTGCTCCCATACCGTTAGTCGCTCCCCACGTGTTGTTTCTTCGCGCTCTTACACAACACCAAGGCTTGCATATTTGTTTCCTATGTCATGTCTTCTTTGCGCCATGGCAGGAAAGTTGCTGGgttttgataccaattgttgcAATGCGACATAGTGTGTTCGTTGAATTAACAAGAACAAGAATtacaattcttcccaaaaccaaGAATCAATAATGAAATTGAggcaaaaaagattaaaaataataataaataaaaaccactCATCGAGTGTTTCTTATTGATTTCTAATCACAACACATCAAAAACCGGGGCTCTAGACGGCCAAAACATATGTTTAAACTACCTGGACTCTTAACCCTaacaaaacattaaaagaaaatcaGATTACAAAAATTTGTTGCAGGCAGTTCAAACTAGACCATTTAGTACTCATTTGAACAAGTTAAAATTTTGTCGCTCGTTCGAATTGGCCTTGGGATGAGCAATTCTACCAAAGCTTGTTTCTAAAGCCAGAAGAGCCCATATATATGACGAAAAATAACCACAAAAAACGGTGTGGCAAAAAGATTGATGATAGCTaggattttcttcttcttagttgcaTGCATTAGAAGTGAAATCATGGTTACGGTTACTGGTTATTGGCAAAAAGTGGTAACTGTAATCGGCATAGCTAGTTGGCCAGAATCTCCAACCGACTTCAGTAATCAAGTAGCCGGTTAATCGGTTATTTAATAACCGATGATTACTGGTTGGTACCTGGCTATTTGCACTggtaaacaaattaaacaattgGTTGTTTGGGTTTAGTTTAGacatttttagccattttttaaaacccaaaaaaaaaaaaagggcatttttaaacattggattTTTgggcccaaaaaaaaagaaaaaaaagaaaagaaaaagaggaactgaagaagaagaaaaaagagaaattccAAATTCAAACGATTCAAAGAAGTAGAACGGCAGAAagtaaagagaaagaaaaagaggcgGACGGTTGGAATGGAAATCAAAAAGTAAAACCTAGAggctagaatatatatatagacacacacacccACATACCCACCTAGTTACCGGTTATAATcggtttaaatattttttaaaattaaaaatagctTCGATGGGTCGGTTATCGATTATTTTCAACCTGTAACAAAACCGGTTGGCCAGTTACCAGTTAGTAACGGCTACCGACCAATTTTACACCCCTAGCATGCATGTATTACAAGCAAATTAAAGATGACCAAGGCAGCTATAGAGATCCACTGCACAATCATCAATAAGATAACAAAAACACTTCAACagtaaagaaaattgaaatgcACATGACAATAGACCCTTTTTAATTCAGATATTCTTTGAATgcctttttatatataatggGATATGTGTTAATGAGTTTTGAagagtgtttttcttttttaagaaaaaagtgttctgatatgaaataaatgtgaaaactttttttttaaatgttttgtgtGTTTGATTGTTTgctaatgtttttattttgagaacatATAACAAAAGATagaaaacaaagattttaacaaatTAACACGACAATATTTCAAAATCAACCACCTActaattttcatatcaaattcATGGATTTGGGTTCCAAGATGacaaaatacacacacacacacgcacacatacACAAAGGAATTAAAAGACTATTCCACCCTCACACTCCATGAAAATGCTACTTTGTTCatgtgttctttttatttttgttctcttGTTGGGGTTGTGCATGTTTATGTATAACTTCACAAATGATCTATAGAATTTGTGAATATAGAATTTCAAACCATGCATGATTGTGAAACCTCAATTGAaatgaatttcaaatttcttgagCACTTATTACACCAATCACTCATTGAGTCATGACTTACGTGAGTTTTGAATCATTCCATCATCTACTAGGaacacaaaattaaaacttaaatcGCTGAAAATTCCaactaatctctctctcttctcaattttttttgcaCTTTCTAATGTATTAATAATCACAAATCTCACTTATCCTAATCATTTACCCTGCAAATTTAACATCACCAATTAAAACCATCCATTCCCTGGCGGTTTTAATCCATGACCTAGTCCAAAAGTCACCTATATTCACAATCTTACCAATGCAAAACATTCTAAATTTGCTTAGCTTTTAAGACCAAAATCAAAACTCCCCATTTTCCTTTGAATGTAAGCTGGGGTATTACATATTACATACTAAAGTATATTATTTCTGAGGTCTCAATACAGCCACTCCAAAATGtcgaaatataaaataaaatcaacaaaTTTCATCTAAAATTAAGTTCCCAAATTATATCACTTTTGAgccttaaatatttttttgtagatCACTTTTGGGCTTGAAATTGTCCAATCAACATTACTTAATATAATGGTATCATGAGGTATACAATGTCTATGCAGAATATTATTCCAGAGTCCAAAGGAATTCAATGTTACACCTGAAAAAATTGAGAACTTCCCTATTAACACATCTTGACCCTATGAAGAATAAATAAGTGatcttacatttttattatgcAAAGGAACGTAAATACCATATAACTTAATGAGAGCAAAATACTTCATAAATTATAACTTGCAAACTTTGAAATGTAACAGTTATAATGTTTATAATTTATTCCAAttctaaaattcaaataaagcATAACTATAACACAATGTCATGACCAAACAATACACTAAGTTGCTAGTAAGTTATTCCTTACTGCTAACTTCACCATCTACCATGACCAAAACCTCAATCGTGCTACGAAATTTCTATGTGCCTCGACACTATCTAGAAGTTTcaagaatataataaagaaaTGATTCGACAATCAGTAAataaatatgattaaattatgtATAACTTCAAGACATCGTTAGAATATCAAACtttataaacaataaaataaaataaaataaatcataattcaagcaaaaaatgaattttatgcaataaaaaattatcatatgTGAGCAATAAACAAACATCATTTGCATTTTAAGATGTCTTTATGCAGTTTACTTGTCTTCATACTAATTTAACCCCATATGATTGGGTTGTGTGCTCCAATCTTCATGTAATACCTCAAACATTCGAACAAGGACCACCAAACGTTCAAACATGGACCATCAAACGTTCGAGCGAAGACCACCAGACATTCAAGGAATCTTTGAAATGTTTGATGTGGAACCCTTTCTATTTTCGAAACAGTACATCAAACGTTCAAGCCAGTACACCGAACGCTTGATATAGCTTGCAAAACAATTTTAACCTACTATCCACCTCATTCCGCCTTATCCTCTCAACCCCCTTCTATATAAACCACCCCTCACAACCCTCAGACATCTCTTACCCCTCCATGCATCCATATTACCCATATTttgaatgagagagattttggaGAAATGAGCGACTTTGGTGTTGTTCGACTTCATTTGAGAATTTCGGCTTCTAAACTCTTTTCATGTTGTTAATACCCTAAACATGTGTTGtaattaaatcttaaatgtGTCATAATAAGTTTACAATTAATTTCTCTTGAATATggaaaattgttttgaaaaactAGAAGCCTACACTTATTTTCACAAACTTTTACGTTGGCATGATTTAACATATTGTATTCAAGCTATTTTAAGTTTTGGTTTGGGAAAGAAAACAGTTTAAGTACGAGTTTTAAGATTTTTGTGCTTTCTGGTACTTCTCGAATGTTCGTCTCGGAGGACCAAACATTCGACCTGTTGaaatattgattaagtaattaaatttacctcttcttattagcttaagtttttgggataagtggtgatttaacatagtattagaacaaaaaaaaatctgagtTTGAACCCTGTCTCTTTCATTTacctcacatttcaattaaaatattttatgtgttaggcatcacctattaaaaatgagtttgagcCCATACGTGAGAGAAAGTGTTAAAGTATAGattaccatgttaaattaccgcttatcccaaaagcttaagttaataggAAGAGGTGAATTTGAGCAGTTAATCAATACTTCAACACGACCCCCACAATGATTGAGCAATCGACCCCAATACAGAACATTCGACCGTGGCCAGGAAAAGGTAATTAGGGTTTAATGTCGCGTTAGAATGCTTAAGTGGTTTTTAGGATTTCTATGTGCATGGATTAGGACTCTCAGTTTATTTTGTCTAACATTATGTCACATTTCGCAGCAGCGAGAGTTTGAGATGTCTGAACCCTTGGTTGAGcgtttgaggtaagtaaatacttacaaaactaGTCTTGTTTTTAATGTGTGATATGTCAGCTGATTAAACACATTCTTATTCTTCTTAATGATATGTTGTGAACCTGTTGTTGTTACTAAAAGTTCGCACTTAGTAATATTTACTTTATAACGTtaataaatgaacaatatttacattgtatgacatggtatACCGGTACGTGCGGTATAATGACCATGTACTTACTATATGGGCTTGACCCTATGGTCAAAGAGATTACTTGGGAAGATGTTTGGTcttagatccaatggttgttatAATTGGCGCAGTCATGCTTTCATGGTGGTCACTAGGGGTGTGCGaaacccgcaatccccgcccctccccgcagcacccgccccgcagaggaccgggttttcaggtttttttgCAGGTTAGagtcttaatttgagaaatttaggcggggcgggttgcaggtttagccttttaaaaaatgcgggtccccaccccgccccgccccgcaccgcacaaaggagaaaaaaagaaaaaataaaataaaatcatgtttcttagaattttatctataattaatagagtttttagtttagtttacaaggctaattccatggaaaatgttTTTGTATGGAAATATGAACGATTGAAAGATATGTGTCAACATGTCGAAGGACTAAATTTAatgagctttgaaattataattttttttctttaatgaaacagagttgatttcctaaaaaattgactttgcattcataagattctgtgaaaaattaatatgaatttaatttttttattaaaaaaaccagtatttttttgaatttttattttttacaaaataaaatcaaaattacataaaaatgccactcaaaataccaGCCCCGCCCCGCGCGAACCCGCCCCACAGTGATCCGCCCCGCACGGTTAATCTTTAtcaagtgcggtttgcgggttggaaatttccaacccgcaaaggtgcagggcggggccaaaaaaggcgaAAACCCGCATcgccccgccccatgcacacccctagtGGTCACTATAGACAGACTTCATTAGTAATGTGGACCAACCGAAGTCAGACTCGGTCGATTTGCTAGTGATGGATGGTAGCGTACAATATGTAGGATACCGGTATTGTATTATAAGTCCCTCAGGATAGTGCCAACTCTACTTGGAATGGATTAATATCCTGGAATAGACCACATGGAATATGTCATGATTTTCTTGCATCAAAATAACATTATTGTTACCGGTATTATGCCATATCTATTCTTTGAAATAAACCATCATTTTCCTTAGCATAATAACAGGAGCAATATACATTGATTATGAAAACCCACATTTAAGCTTTATGTTATATAAATCTTTAACTCAATGATCGAAGAGAAGTGGAAAGGTTTGGGactatttatttactaagtcgtggacttacgcaGTTATTTACCCTTCCACTGTGAAACACTTTGATGTTTTACAGATTAGCATGTCTCATAAGAGTAAAGTGAGGAATTCGTTGAAATGAAGACGCCAAGTGGATAACTCATATTGTAAGGTTCAAGTAATTAGAATGTTATTATTATAGTAATGTTTGCTTGGAAGCTGTGAGCCTGTGTTTGATGATACGTACTTTCGTTGCAAGTTTAGAACTAAAATATCTCAGATCATGATTCCACTTCTGCATGCCCGTTATTACTCTGATTTAATTTGAAGGTGAATCCTTCAGTGAGTTACAAGTTAATTAAGTTGAGCAATTTGCCGGTAACCCACCCAGTTAAGTAAACACAATTACCTCATTTTGGAGGTGTTACACTTTAAGACCCTTACACATCCTTTGGCCAAAAGGTTGAGAAACATTTAAAATGACACTTTGTATTAACTACAACTTCATTCTCTCTTCATCGTGGGTACAAGAAGGAAATTCATTCcaaatggtaaaaaaataaacactccATTCCAAGTTCAATTCAAACTGAACTTGGATCGACCAGATTAGGACTAGATAGATTCGTCTGTCCCAAGTTCAATTCAAATTGAACGTTGGAACGGTATGTCCCAAATTCAGTCCGAAATGAACTTGGAATGGATGCTTCTAGATTGCCATTGATCTACATTCTTCGGGTCGTTTGAACAGCTGTCGGACGTTCAAACACTCACACTATATTCTGTTCCTAATGTCTTCAAATACTCAAATGCCGCCCAATCTACATTAATTTCCCAGCCACCCACTATTGTGCATCTCGGTCAACCGAGCTCTTGCTCACCCAAAAACCCTAGCTTGTTTCGGCTCTCAATTCATTTTGCAGCCATTTGCTCTAATTTTTCTAAGGTATTCTTGTACCTCatactaaaaaattaataagttatTTCATACAAATTgaacatatttttatattattttatgttactTGAACTTCTTGGGAATTACAGATGGTAGTAGAACTGCACATTAATACGTGGTGCACCATGACTCCATCAATTTCTGCATCActatttggtcatttttttttttggcgattTATACATATTTATCATAGAAAACAAGATCAATACAAATATTGTAACAATAGTTTTGTTAAGTAAAAGAGAAATAGTGACAACCATGGGTTATGATAATAGTGGAATTTATCTGGCATCCCTTTAACTATTGGAATtactaattaaatattctataaatTAGCAAAGGTGTATGAATATCAATTTTTAATACAAGTTAAGATTCATGTAAAAGAAtcactaattaatatttttttggtgaATGAAACTATGTAATTCCTAATCAACCTTCTATTTATCATCTAAATATGATAAATCTcaaccatttaatttgaaaaaatggttgaaatttGAGGAAATCTACATGATTCTAGAGAATGTTGATATGAAGTGCTTAAATTAAGAAAGAGACAGAGAATGAGAGTATTTAGGAACTCCTTACCAAATCAAAAACCGAAACTCAATGATTCTTTGTATGGATGACATTTGGGTGCTTCTTGATATACTTTGTATAACATTTTAATAAACACCTCACATAAGAGAGGGGAAGGGGTCTAATTTTTGATTTTGGCTTGCAATTGATTGTGAAGCAATCTATAACTGGGTCATGAATAACTTTGATATGATTCAGGCAGTAAAGATGACCATAATGAATACATAATTCATATTCAAGGTCGGGAAGTGGCCATGTTTTCTTAAAACTctcacaatttttaaattttcttgtaAGACAAATTTCCATTAATCCTTTAGCTTCATCAAGTTCTGAGGAATAAGATAGCTGCATGGGAGGTGAATATGGACAAAATGGGGTAGGGGCAAGTTCATTGGCTTGCACAACAAGAAGAATAAGGATAATTAATTCCATCATCACAAACGTAAGTTTTCTAATACATTTGGTAACCATAGTTTTTCTCATACTTTAAACTTTCTTATTTTGAAGTTTAATTCAATAAGGCTTAAACACTTACACTTATATGCAAGTGGTGTGACTTTTGGTTAGAGCAAAAGATTTAATAATTCTGAATTGATTTATTcttaaagtaattttattcaaaaaaaaatgttgtttaacTATTTAGATTTTTAGAAGTATGGCCTTTGGACAATAAAGTGACTTTTGGTTGGAGCATAAGGTTTCAAGATAATATTTATGTTACATGTGACTTTTAACAAAACTTAAGTATACTTGTAAGAGTgcaattattttcaataaagAAGTGAAGAGGGATGATCAGTTCATTTTGATATATTATACCAATCAACCCATTTAGAAGGTTTTGAAATATTAGATAAAAAGCATGGTAAGAGGGTCATACAGAGGATCGGGTAAAGTTAAAGGATATTTTGAAGGTCATACCCCTTACCATGTCCTTTGGGATTCAGATGGGGTTGAAGGGTCTTGAGACGGTCATGCCCCTGCATGTGTCTTATGATTTGATGTTTTCACCGCTTTATGCAACCCCTTAATAGGACTGAGTCATCTTTTAACTAATTTCCTACTATTTGTATGTATTTTCTGTATTGTTATTGCCTTTTTGGTCTGTTGTTGAGGAGTCCACCCTTTTTTTTAGATATTccactctctcttcctttcgGATCaagagtgaagaaaaaaaaaaaaaaaaaactcccttGCAACCCTTTCCCCatttcaataattaataaataaacaaaaacctTTAGCAGTTGCCTAAAAGAGTAAAAAAGGTAATGCAagcttcattaaaaaaaaaaaaaaaaaaaaaaaaaaaaaaaatgtgagaacaTACATGTGTATAGAAAGGTTAAGCCCCATGTTAGAAACATGCCACAAGAGTGGAGGATTAATTAGTATAGTTGAACCCAAATCAATAAGCTTAATCTTTTACGCCGAATGGTATTCcaatatgttatattattataacaaGAATGTTCCTAAATGTGTCAATTTtcataacaagtggtatcaaagccagtATCTGAATGTGGTATGATAGATATTAGTGGTGTCTTTTGCAATTGGAACAAAAACCCACAATCCACACAAGTAATCCTAAAGACGTCTTATAAGATTGATAAAGGTTTACATTTGAATGAGAGAGTATCTTAAGATTGATAAAGGTTTTCATTTGAATGAGAGAGTATAAAGATATCGTAGATGATGGTGAATGATGGTGATTCCCTTTCGTAGTCGGAGAGTATAGACTATATGCATGCATGAATGGTGGATCCCTTTCGCAATTAGAGCAGGGACAAAGGTTCTGGATATGGATAAAGCCACATAGCCCACACAAGTGATCTTAGAGATGAcccacaataataaaaaaagcttCCATTTGATAGAACTGTAGCGATGTGGAGATTAACATACAATGAAGGAGAAATTATAGAATATACACGTGTAAGTATAAAAATGTTTAGTCACAAATTAAAATGATGTAACAAGAGTGAATGGTTAACATAACATAATTAGGCCAAAATTCATAGGCTTAAGCTTTTACGTCGAGTAATATCCCAATATGTTATATAATTTCACTATAACGCTTCCCACGATATCAATCTCCATAACAGTATCTACCTTTCATGAATGTACTACATGTCTCACTTGTCACAAGTTATACATATTCCTCAGTGACAGCATACAAGGGCACCAATATTACAGCAACAAGCAGagcatttttatatcattgaCACGCTATTTAGAACTTGTTACACATGGAAACAATGGTCTAAAAATATTTACTGCTTTATTCATTCTAGATAATTTGCAGCAGAAATACAACTGATTTATCCATCAACTGATCGACCATAGAGTTCTAGCTTCCACGGTAAGTAGTGCATGAGAATGGTGAAAACAACAGAGGAACATGAAAATGTTCCCTCTTTTGTGACTCTCTGATTTCAAATACAATAGAGACATAGGGAAAGAACCCGGCTGGGCAGTACTTACCAGTGTTGAAACTTATCCTGTATATGCCTGGATCCACTGCATCAACTATGCTCGTCAATTGTCCACTTCGTCCATCATTATCTGTAGTTGAAGAACCTTGAAATACCCAACCACCTATTTCCGTCTCACCAAATGACGGACGGGGTTGAGCGCCCTTCCACATTTCCAGACGTACCTCGATACCAGCAGCTGGAGACCCTCGGGAAACATCCAAGACATGGGTTGTAATGGGTGGACGGGTTCTAGTTGAAATTTGTGTTGTTTTCCCAGCTGTGGCTTCAGAAGTGACAGTTAAATGGCCTCCAATAATACTCACACGATCTtctagagaaaaaaaaggaaaaaaagaacaaattgacTTAATTTGAACGGTAACAAGACATGCACGGATAAGAGACCTGTCTCAGGAATAAATAGTTTATGGATTGGTTGGGAAAGAGTTGGAAGCAAAAGAACATACCACAGAAACTTCAGAGGAACAGTAACACGCAAGAAATTTTGGCTTAACTAAAACCAAGAATGAATTTCTAGAGGGGGAAAGCAATTAGGAACATGTTGATAACAAGTGACAAGAACtctgtttaatttttcttttctaaaaataacACAAACTGTGTAGATTTAGAAAGAAGCCCTGTACAATTCTGGACCAGAAATTTTAGGGAATTTGCTAGAGTGTAAAACCAATTGTAGATGGTAGAAATGTCACCCAActgtaaatttattttatccccactAAATCTATTTCTAACTATGACATTTTCCTTATGCTAGGGAGCTGGAAAAGAAGAAATTGACTAAACTCATCAGGCAAGTAGAAAGTTGACTAACTTATTATGAGGAAGCAAGATATTCTAACGAGGGTCCGAACATGCATATGTTGGGTAAAAAGAAACACCTAAACCCGAGTATTTAATAACTTGGGACTAAATGAATTTTCTTCTATGAAACTGGAAAAGTTGTTCcagaagcaaaacaaaacaaaaactaccTTCTACTTTCTTTGCGACAACTGCAGGATATTGGTTAGTTGTCGATGCCACTTTAGCTTTGCTTGAAAAGAGCTTCGCTAGACGTAGTTCTGTTACTTTCATTTGCTCCTGAGCTGCAATGTCAAACTCAACTATGGGTCTATTAGGGTACCGATTCTGCAATGAGCAAAATGGAAAATGTCAACATCAAACTGCCACCCATAAACTCCAAAGGCCATTATAACGAAATTGTCACCTGATACTTAACATCAAGTCTATAACACAAGAAATGATTATGCAACGTTGGTATAACATTGGTCTTAAACAAACGGTATCTTTTTATCATTTCATGGTTATCGAATGAAAATCTAGTAGAAATGTAAATATTTGCCATGCCAACCCACCTTAGAAGTGTTCTTCATTGATTGGTTATTATTTCTGTTAAGACAATTAAAATAGAGGAAAATTGGAGTTTGTTGAATGCACTCATGTTAAAAGAGGAACTGCAATAGTTTACTTATTTCATAAAACCAGATGATAATGTCTTAGACACTCTGAAGATAGGTACAGATTCTGGAAATAAATGTTGACAAAACAAAGTaatctaacaaaaaattatcttcTTAAAGTTATTGTATTTCTACAAAATCATGTTCTTTATGTTAATGTCGGCTTGAAAAGCAAACTCTAATTTCATTACCTTCAATTCAGCAAGTATTTCAGCAGAACTTCTCCCAGATGCACATATAAGAAATACA harbors:
- the LOC133880347 gene encoding uric acid degradation bifunctional protein TTL isoform X1; amino-acid sequence: MEFGFEEKDFLACCGSTKFAKEMALNSPFASLEEAVSAARDVWFNKVDVHAWLQAFSAHPQIGDSSPSSHHTSPTSAQWSKGEQSTALATATGSALQELSEWNARYRQKFGFVFLICASGRSSAEILAELKNRYPNRPIVEFDIAAQEQMKVTELRLAKLFSSKAKVASTTNQYPAVVAKKVEEDRVSIIGGHLTVTSEATAGKTTQISTRTRPPITTHVLDVSRGSPAAGIEVRLEMWKGAQPRPSFGETEIGGWVFQGSSTTDNDGRSGQLTSIVDAVDPGIYRISFNTGKYCPAGFFPYVSIVFEIRESQKREHFHVPLLFSPFSCTTYRGS
- the LOC133880347 gene encoding uric acid degradation bifunctional protein TTL isoform X2: MEFGFEEKDFLACCGSTKFAKEMALNSPFASLEEAVSAARDVWFNKVDVHAWLQAFSAHPQIGDSSPSSHHTSPTSAQWSKGEQSTALATATGSALQELSEWNARYRQKFGFVFLICASGRSSAEILAELKNRYPNRPIVEFDIAAQEQMKVTELRLAKLFSSKAKVASTTNQYPAVVAKKVEDRVSIIGGHLTVTSEATAGKTTQISTRTRPPITTHVLDVSRGSPAAGIEVRLEMWKGAQPRPSFGETEIGGWVFQGSSTTDNDGRSGQLTSIVDAVDPGIYRISFNTGKYCPAGFFPYVSIVFEIRESQKREHFHVPLLFSPFSCTTYRGS